A single Filimonas effusa DNA region contains:
- a CDS encoding helix-turn-helix domain-containing protein codes for MAAYRIKSITEAHRLAGLPKPEHPLISVIDLKGQQNESGINAVLFDFYVITMKRGCNKLIYGQQQYDFDEGLMAFMSPGQILRGEENGMPEELDGWMLFIHPDFFWNTSLAKNIRKYDYFGYSTNEALFLSEKEENIINGIIQNIKSEYQANIDRFSQDIIISHLETLLNYAERFYQRQFLTRRKSSHQVLDRLEDVMRKYFDDEDLLKKGLPTVQYISERLNTSQSYLRSLLKTLTGLSTRQYIHEKLIEKAKERLSTTDLSVSEIAYELGFEHPQSFNKLFKAKTSLSPLEFRTSFK; via the coding sequence ATGGCTGCTTACAGGATAAAATCCATCACTGAAGCCCACCGGCTTGCAGGGCTCCCCAAGCCTGAGCATCCGCTCATCAGCGTTATCGACTTGAAAGGGCAGCAAAATGAGTCCGGTATTAACGCCGTTCTATTTGACTTTTATGTGATTACGATGAAGCGGGGCTGTAATAAGCTGATCTATGGACAACAGCAATATGATTTTGACGAAGGTTTAATGGCTTTTATGTCGCCGGGACAAATTTTACGTGGAGAAGAAAATGGTATGCCTGAAGAGCTTGATGGATGGATGCTATTTATCCATCCTGATTTTTTTTGGAATACTTCATTGGCAAAAAACATCAGGAAGTATGATTACTTTGGCTATTCGACCAATGAAGCGCTATTTCTTTCTGAAAAGGAAGAAAATATCATCAATGGGATCATTCAAAATATAAAGTCAGAATACCAGGCGAATATTGATAGATTTAGCCAGGACATTATTATTTCCCATTTAGAAACACTGCTGAACTATGCAGAGCGCTTCTATCAAAGGCAGTTTCTTACCCGGAGGAAGAGTAGTCACCAGGTACTGGACCGGTTGGAAGATGTGATGAGAAAGTATTTTGATGATGAAGATCTACTCAAGAAGGGTTTGCCAACAGTGCAGTATATTTCTGAACGCCTTAATACGTCACAAAGTTATCTCCGTAGTTTGCTAAAGACATTAACAGGATTAAGCACCCGGCAATACATCCACGAAAAGCTGATAGAAAAAGCCAAGGAACGGCTTTCCACCACTGATCTATCGGTTTCGGAAATAGCCTATGAACTGGGCTTCGAACATCCGCAGTCGTTCAACAAACTATTTAAGGCAAAAACCAGCCTTTCGCCGCTGGAGTTCAGGACTTCGTTTAAATAG